One stretch of Zingiber officinale cultivar Zhangliang chromosome 6B, Zo_v1.1, whole genome shotgun sequence DNA includes these proteins:
- the LOC121993198 gene encoding 3-oxoacyl-[acyl-carrier-protein] reductase FabG-like has product MGSGWKLEGKVVMVTGASSGIGRDLCLSLASAGCRVVAAARRADRLKTLCEDITALRPGNPTAAAAVVLDISGGEAVVAAAVRRAWDAFGRIDGLVNNAGIRGGVHASLDWPKEEWDDIIRTNLTGTWLVSKHVCRLMRDAKVNGSVINVSSIAGLLGSRTPGAIAYDASKTAVHALTQAMALDVGAYNIRVNAIAPGLFKSEITASLMEMPWLSALTKKLVPLKTLGTTDPAITMLVQYLLHDSSEYISANVFIVDAGTSLTGVPLYSSL; this is encoded by the exons ATGGGGAGCGGCTGGAAGCTGGAGGGAAAGGTAGTGATGGTCACCGGCGCCTCCTCCGGCATTGGCCGCGACCTCTGTCTCAGCCTTGCCAGCGCAGGCTGTCGCGTCGTGGCGGCCGCGCGGCGAGCCGACCGCCTCAAGACCCTCTGCGAGGATATCACCGCGTTACGACCAGGAAACCCGACTGCCGCCGCGGCGGTAGTTCTGGATATTAGCGGCGGGGAGGCGGTCGTCGCGGCCGCTGTGCGCAGGGCGTGGGACGCGTTCGGGCGGATCGATGGGTTGGTCAACAACGCCGGAATTCGAG GAGGTGTGCATGCATCGCTAGATTGGCCAAAGGAGGAATGGGACGACATCATCAGAACCAATCTGACTGGAACATGGTTAGTTTCCAAACACGTGTGCAGGCTGATGCGCGACGCCAAGGTCAACGGATCCGTCATCAACGTTTCATCCATTGCCGGACTCCTTGGCTCTCGCACTCCGGGAGCGATCGCTTACGATGCTTCCAAAACAGCAGTTCATGCACTCACTCAG GCAATGGCATTGGACGTGGGTGCTTATAATATTCGAGTGAATGCGATCGCGCCTGGACTGTTCAAATCGGAGATAACAGCTTCCCTAATGGAGATGCCATGGCTTAGTGCATTGACAAAGAAATTAGTTCCATTGAAAACACTCGGCACCACAGATCCAGCAATAACCATGCTCGTGCAATATCTGCTTCACGATTCGTCCGAGTACATCTCGGCCAATGTTTTCATCGTCGATGCAGGGACCAGTCTCACAGGGGTCCCTCTCTATTCCTCGCTCTAA